One genomic window of Cygnus atratus isolate AKBS03 ecotype Queensland, Australia chromosome 16, CAtr_DNAZoo_HiC_assembly, whole genome shotgun sequence includes the following:
- the MC3R gene encoding LOW QUALITY PROTEIN: melanocortin receptor 3 (The sequence of the model RefSeq protein was modified relative to this genomic sequence to represent the inferred CDS: inserted 6 bases in 4 codons; deleted 6 bases in 6 codons), with translation MNTTHLAFHFSLCCLMSXEDFNDSILNNRSGDGFCEQVFIKAEVFLTLVIISLLENILVILAVLKNGNLHSPMYFFLXSLAVADMLVSMSNALETIMIAILSNGYLISDHHFIQHMDNVFDSMICISXVASICNLLVIAIDRYITIFYALRYHSIMTVKKALTLIVVIWIACIVCGIIFIAYSESKTVIVCLITMFFTMLFSWPPXYVHMFLFARLQVKRIAALPVDGVPYQRTCMKGAVTITILLGVFIVCWAPFFLHLILIISCPMNPYCVCYTSHFNTYLVLIMCNSVIDPLIYAFRSLEMRKTFKEIVCCCYGMSVGQCML, from the exons ATGAATACCACACaccttgcttttcatttcagcctgtgctgcttAATGTC CGAAGACTTCAATGACTCAATTCTCAACAACAGAAGCGGCGATGGATTTTGTGAGCAGGTCTTCATAAAAGCTGAAGTCTTCTTGACTTTAGTGATCATCAGCCTGCTGGAAAACATCCTTGTCATTCTTGCAGTGCTGAAGAATGGAAACCTGCATTCTCCCATGTATTTCTTCC TGAGCTTGGCTGTGGCAGACATGTTAGTGAGC ATGTCAAATGCCTTGGAGACCATCATGATTGCAATCCTGAGCAACGGCTATTTGATCAGTGAT CACCACTTTATTCAGCATATGGACAATGTGTTTGACTCAATgatatgtattt ttgtagCCTCAATTTGCAACCTCTTGGTTATAGCCATTGACAGGTACATAACGATTTTCTATGCTCTCCGTTACCACAGTATCATGACAGTGAAGAAAGCTTTAACCCTGATTGTGGTCATTTGGATCGCT TGCATCGTCTGCGGCATCATATTC ATTGCCTactcagaaagcaaaactgtcaTTGTCTGTCTCATCACAATGTTCTTTACCATGCTCTTCTCATGGCCTCC TTATGTTCACATGTTCTTGTTTGCACGCCTGCAG GTTAAGCGGATCGCTGCCCTCCCTGTGGACGGGGTGCCCTACCAGCGTACTTGCATGAAAGGAGCTGTCACCATCACTATATTACTAGGTGTCTTCATTGTTTGCTGGGCACCTTTCTTCCTTCACCTCATTCTCATTATTTCTTGCCCAATGAATCCATACTGTGTCTGTTACACTTCACATTTCAATACCTATCTGGTCTTGATAATGTGCAACTCAGTAATTGATCCGCTTATTTATGCCTTCCGGAGCCTGGAGATGAGAAAGACTTTCAAAGAAATAGTGTGTTGCTGTTAC GGCATGAGTGTGGGACAGTGCATGCTGTAA